Proteins from a genomic interval of Callospermophilus lateralis isolate mCalLat2 chromosome 1, mCalLat2.hap1, whole genome shotgun sequence:
- the B3gnt4 gene encoding LOW QUALITY PROTEIN: N-acetyllactosaminide beta-1,3-N-acetylglucosaminyltransferase 4 (The sequence of the model RefSeq protein was modified relative to this genomic sequence to represent the inferred CDS: inserted 2 bases in 1 codon; deleted 1 base in 1 codon; substituted 1 base at 1 genomic stop codon) has product MLHRLGWLLFYSLVVLLSCLLFLKEEAPLAGDLKTHQPFWEPSGAHHSQCLPNRTVANTSLSLPGRHRLFXYHHCRNFSILLEPSGCAKDTFLLLAIKSQPGHVEXRAAIRSTWAGPTPPAQLLAYESGEFDDILQWDFVEDFFNLTLKELHLQCWVASACPHAHFMLKGDDDVFVHVPNVLEFLDGWDPAQDLLVGDVIHQALPNRNTRVKYFIPPSMYKARHYPPYAGGGGYVMSRATMRHLQAAVEGLSELFPINVFVGMCLKKLGVHPTHHAGFKTFGIRQALDPCLYRGLLLVHCLNPLEMWTMWALVTDKGLKCAATLKLQH; this is encoded by the exons ATGTTGCACAGGCTGGGCTGGCTGCTGTTCTACAGTCTCGTGGTACTGCTCAGCTGTCTGCTCTTTCTGAAGGAGGAGGCCCCCCTGGCAGGGGACCTCAAGACCCACCAACCCTTCTGGGAACCCTCTGGGGCTCACCACAGCCAGTGCCTACCCAATCGCACAGTGGCTAACACTTCCCTATCCCTGCCTGGTCGTCACCGCCTCTT TTATCACCACTGCAGAAATTTCTCCATCCTGCTGGAGCCTTCAGGCTGTGCCAAGGACACCTTCCTGCTCTTGGCCATCAAATCACAACCTGGTCACGTGGAGTAACGTGCAGCTATCCGCAGCACTTGGGCAGGGCCCACACCCCCAGCTCAGCTGCTGGCCTATGAGAGTGGAGAGTTTGATGATATCCTACAGTGGGACTTTGTGGAGGATTTCTTCAACCTAACCCTTAAGGAGCTGCACTTACAGTGCTGGGTGGCAAGTGCTTGTCCTCATGCCCACTTCATGCTTAAGGGAGATGATGATGTCTTTGTCCATGTCCCCAATGTGCTAGAGTTCCTGGATGGCTGGGACCCAGCCCAGGACCTCCTGGTGGGAGATGTCATCCACCAGGCCCTGCCCAATAGGAACACCAGAGTCAAATACTTCATCCCACCCTCCATGTATAAGGCACGCCACTACCCACCCTATGCTGGGGGTGGAGGCTATGTCATGTCCAGAGCCACAATGAGGCACCTCCAAGCAGCCGTGGAGGGG CTGAGTGAGCTCTTTCCTATTAATGTTTTTGTGGGCATGTGCCTGAAGAAGCTGGGGGTACACCCCACACACCATGCTGGCTTTAAAACATTTGGAATACGGCAAGCTCTGGACCCTTGCCTATATAGAGGGCTCCTGTTGGTACACTGCCTGAATCCTCTGGAAATGTGGACCATGTGGGCACTGGTGACAGACAAGGGGCTCAAGTGTGCAGCTACCCTCAAGCTTCAGCACTGA
- the Diablo gene encoding diablo IAP-binding mitochondrial protein isoform X2, translated as MRRAVSLVTDSTSTFLSQTTYALIEAITEYTKAVYTLISLYRQYTSLLGKMNSQEEDEVWQVIIGARVEMTSKQQEYLKLETTWMTAVGLSEMAAEAAYQSGADQASITARNHIQLVKSQVQEVRQLSQKAETKLAEAQTQELHQKSQEGRDERADQEQEAYLRED; from the exons atgaggagggcTGTGTCTTTGGTAACAGATAGCACCTCCACCTTTCTCTCTCAAACCACATATGCGTTGATTGAAGCAATCACTGAATATACTAAG GCTGTTTATACCTTAATTTCTCTGTACCGACAATATACAAGTTTACTTGGGAAAATGAATTCACAAGAGGAAGATGAAGTATGGCAGGTGATTATAGGAGCCAGAGTTGAG ATGACTTCAAAACAACAAGAATACTTGAAGCTTGAAACCACCTGGATGACTGCAGTTGGTCTTTCAGAGATGGCAGCAGAAGCTGCATACCAATCTG GAGCAGATCAGGCCTCTATAACTGCCAGGAACCACATTCAGCTGGTGAAATCGCAGGTGCAGGAGGTGCGCCAGCTCTCCCAGAAAGCAGAAACCAAGCTGGCTGAAGCACAAACACAGGAGCTACACCAGAAATCACAAGAGGGAAGGGACGAGAGGGCCGACCAGGAACAGGAGGCCTACCTGCGTGAAGATTGA
- the Diablo gene encoding diablo IAP-binding mitochondrial protein isoform X1, which yields MGARSSQVKEAVPRPQLAMLRHFRRVRPASARRGMATLRSWLSRSVASFFRFRQCVPVVVNSRKRLLIRPWHKTVAAAFGVTLCAVPIAQKSEPHSLSNEALMRRAVSLVTDSTSTFLSQTTYALIEAITEYTKAVYTLISLYRQYTSLLGKMNSQEEDEVWQVIIGARVEMTSKQQEYLKLETTWMTAVGLSEMAAEAAYQSGADQASITARNHIQLVKSQVQEVRQLSQKAETKLAEAQTQELHQKSQEGRDERADQEQEAYLRED from the exons ATGGGGGCCAGGTCCTCTCAGGTGAAGGAGGCGGTGCCCCGCCCACAGCTCGCGATGCTGCGTCACTTCCGGCGTGTGCGTCCGGCGTCCGCCCGCCGCGGGATGGCGACTCTGAGAAGTTGGCTCTCCAGAAGCGTAGCCTCTTTCTTCAG GTTCCGACAGTGTGTTCCTGTTGTGGTTAATTCTAGGAAACGCTTATTGATAAGACCATGGCACAAAACGGTGGCGGCTGCGTTTGGTGTAACCTTGTGTGCAGTTCCTATTGCTCAG AAATCAGAGCCTCATTCTCTTAGTAatgaagcattaatgaggagggcTGTGTCTTTGGTAACAGATAGCACCTCCACCTTTCTCTCTCAAACCACATATGCGTTGATTGAAGCAATCACTGAATATACTAAG GCTGTTTATACCTTAATTTCTCTGTACCGACAATATACAAGTTTACTTGGGAAAATGAATTCACAAGAGGAAGATGAAGTATGGCAGGTGATTATAGGAGCCAGAGTTGAG ATGACTTCAAAACAACAAGAATACTTGAAGCTTGAAACCACCTGGATGACTGCAGTTGGTCTTTCAGAGATGGCAGCAGAAGCTGCATACCAATCTG GAGCAGATCAGGCCTCTATAACTGCCAGGAACCACATTCAGCTGGTGAAATCGCAGGTGCAGGAGGTGCGCCAGCTCTCCCAGAAAGCAGAAACCAAGCTGGCTGAAGCACAAACACAGGAGCTACACCAGAAATCACAAGAGGGAAGGGACGAGAGGGCCGACCAGGAACAGGAGGCCTACCTGCGTGAAGATTGA
- the LOC143392849 gene encoding uncharacterized protein LOC143392849, producing the protein MPASSTIHVLQVLRELLAFVLLSYTVLIGALLLAGWTTYFLVLK; encoded by the coding sequence ATGCCGGCGTCGTCCACCATCCACGTGCTGCAGGTGCTGCGGGAGCTGCTCGCCTTCGTTCTCCTCAGCTACACGGTGCTCATCGGGGCGCTGCTGCTGGCCGGCTGGACCACCTACTTCCTGGTGCTGAAGTGA